A genome region from Pseudanabaena sp. Chao 1811 includes the following:
- a CDS encoding TRC40/GET3/ArsA family transport-energizing ATPase: protein MRIILMTGKGGVGKTSVAAATGLRCAELGYKTLVLSTDPAHSLADSFMVELGHDPKEVRPNLWGAELDALRELEGNWGAVKRYISEVLQARGLEGVQAEELAILPGMDEIFGLVRVKRHYDEKEFDVLVIDSAPTGTALRLLSLPEVAGWYMRKFYKPLQGMAQVLNPVFEPIFKRVTGFSLPNKEVMDAPYEFYEELESLEKILTDNTTTTVRLVTNPEKMVINESLRAHSYLSLYNVATDMVIANRIIPEEVQDPFFKAWKDNQKQYCEQIHRDFHPLPIKQIPLYAEEMCGIAALERLKETLYGNEDPSQVYYKENTMRVVEENKQYRLELYLPGVPKEKIELTKTGDELNIRIGNHRRNLVLPQALSVLQTSGAKMEDDYLKIRFSTPA, encoded by the coding sequence ATGCGTATCATTTTAATGACAGGAAAAGGCGGAGTTGGTAAAACTTCCGTAGCAGCAGCCACAGGTCTACGCTGTGCTGAATTAGGTTATAAAACATTAGTTTTGAGTACCGATCCTGCTCACTCCCTTGCTGATAGCTTTATGGTCGAGTTAGGTCATGATCCTAAAGAAGTCCGTCCAAATCTTTGGGGAGCGGAACTAGATGCTTTAAGGGAACTAGAAGGGAATTGGGGAGCAGTTAAGCGCTACATCAGCGAAGTTCTGCAAGCTAGGGGCTTAGAAGGAGTGCAAGCAGAAGAATTAGCAATTTTGCCTGGGATGGATGAAATTTTTGGATTAGTGCGCGTTAAACGTCACTATGATGAAAAGGAATTTGATGTATTAGTAATTGACTCTGCACCAACAGGAACTGCTCTAAGGTTACTTTCTCTGCCAGAAGTTGCAGGTTGGTACATGCGGAAGTTTTATAAACCATTGCAAGGAATGGCACAGGTTTTAAATCCTGTATTTGAGCCGATCTTTAAGCGGGTGACTGGCTTCTCTTTACCTAATAAAGAGGTAATGGATGCCCCCTACGAGTTTTACGAAGAGTTAGAATCTCTCGAAAAAATCCTCACAGACAACACAACTACCACCGTAAGATTGGTGACAAATCCTGAAAAGATGGTGATCAATGAGTCTTTGAGGGCACATTCCTATCTCAGTCTTTACAATGTTGCCACCGATATGGTAATCGCTAATCGGATTATCCCTGAAGAAGTGCAAGATCCATTCTTTAAGGCATGGAAAGATAATCAGAAGCAATATTGCGAACAGATTCATCGCGATTTTCATCCTCTCCCCATCAAGCAAATTCCTCTCTATGCAGAAGAGATGTGTGGGATTGCTGCCCTAGAACGCTTAAAAGAAACTCTATATGGCAACGAAGATCCTTCGCAGGTCTATTACAAAGAAAATACAATGCGAGTGGTAGAAGAGAACAAGCAATATCGTTTGGAATTGTATTTACCAGGTGTGCCGAAGGAAAAGATTGAGTTAACGAAGACTGGTGATGAGCTAAATATCCGTATTGGCAATCATCGCCGCAATTTAGTGTTACCTCAAGCTCTATCGGTTCTCCAAACTTCTGGTGCAAAAATGGAAGATGATTATCTCAAAATCCGCTTCTCAACACCTGCTTAA
- a CDS encoding HNH endonuclease, translated as MDLSGKSEIYMTRKHPTELTIKRLFSRSGNRCAFPDCNQIIATDEGHLVGEVCHIEAASKGGERYNPQQSEDERASFENLIILCRNHHAVTNDTVKYTVDVLRKMKADHEVKFSRQSYEVPQNILSEAIAQYNETINRVEENTEEILAINRKLLEKIESGKFLVQTEQEVLLPNIAIAKILRKAEAENHGIKFSISNLDTDGNVTIKLIPTPEADNLNIGKVIFPNTQAGQSGKIKFISAMEKGESVHLEADEYIWESSITFPVIGNPPLQSGGLSFSREIPNITIPVRLEIAPEGQSPVAVNMTNMTIIRFGTQEVEFLLKGGQLIGEMTLVSNLKSDKTILTYTGVYPSTINAVQAKKSYLMHSAFLRESNFKIISLENEKIILEDLGSEINSNLNTDYFDKAIRFLDILIKINQELGIDLRLPESIDPDTFSSALYLENVFANGKLFESRRGEVSYTYEKSKAFSFIEVMKDMYSVETKSSQTLRMRHEVSFDFLEQKIFLGEAILIFTNVLLAKSIQEIEQEISLLSDGEEIDILIKYDKAIRYFPKWFSDKNDEYAEMVIQQL; from the coding sequence TTGGACTTAAGTGGCAAAAGTGAAATATACATGACAAGAAAGCATCCTACCGAGCTAACTATAAAACGTCTTTTCAGTCGTTCTGGTAATCGTTGTGCTTTTCCAGATTGCAATCAAATAATTGCTACGGATGAAGGACATTTAGTAGGCGAAGTATGCCATATTGAGGCTGCGTCAAAAGGTGGTGAGAGGTATAATCCTCAGCAGTCTGAAGATGAAAGAGCTTCTTTCGAGAATCTTATAATACTGTGTCGTAATCATCATGCTGTTACTAATGACACCGTAAAGTATACGGTTGACGTTCTTAGAAAAATGAAAGCCGATCATGAGGTTAAGTTTTCTCGGCAATCTTATGAGGTTCCGCAAAACATTTTGAGTGAAGCCATAGCTCAATATAACGAAACTATTAATAGAGTTGAAGAAAATACTGAAGAGATACTCGCAATCAATAGAAAGTTGCTAGAAAAAATAGAAAGTGGAAAATTTTTAGTACAAACTGAACAAGAGGTATTACTTCCTAATATAGCAATCGCAAAAATTTTAAGAAAAGCAGAAGCTGAAAATCATGGCATCAAATTTTCTATTAGCAATTTAGATACTGATGGAAATGTAACCATCAAACTTATCCCAACACCTGAAGCTGACAATCTTAATATTGGTAAAGTTATATTTCCTAACACACAAGCAGGACAGTCTGGAAAAATAAAATTTATTTCAGCAATGGAGAAAGGAGAAAGTGTACATCTTGAAGCAGATGAATATATATGGGAGTCAAGCATAACTTTCCCAGTTATTGGAAACCCTCCTTTACAGTCAGGAGGGTTGTCTTTTTCAAGAGAGATTCCAAATATTACAATTCCAGTTCGATTAGAGATAGCACCAGAAGGACAATCTCCAGTAGCTGTTAATATGACTAACATGACGATCATTCGCTTCGGCACGCAAGAAGTTGAATTTCTTCTTAAAGGCGGACAGCTTATAGGGGAAATGACATTAGTATCTAATTTAAAGAGTGACAAGACAATTCTTACTTATACAGGTGTCTATCCATCTACAATAAATGCTGTTCAAGCAAAGAAAAGTTACTTAATGCACTCTGCTTTTTTACGTGAATCAAATTTTAAAATCATTTCGCTTGAAAATGAAAAAATTATCCTAGAGGATTTAGGTAGTGAGATCAATTCAAATCTTAATACAGATTATTTTGATAAAGCTATAAGGTTTCTTGATATTCTCATTAAAATCAACCAAGAACTTGGAATTGATCTTAGACTTCCAGAATCCATAGATCCAGATACATTCAGTAGTGCCTTATACCTTGAAAATGTATTTGCAAATGGGAAGTTGTTTGAATCTCGTAGAGGAGAAGTATCTTACACTTATGAAAAATCTAAAGCCTTTAGCTTTATAGAGGTAATGAAGGATATGTATTCCGTAGAAACAAAATCTTCGCAAACTTTACGGATGCGACATGAAGTGTCTTTTGACTTCCTTGAACAAAAAATTTTTCTTGGAGAAGCTATATTGATTTTCACAAATGTTTTACTTGCTAAATCTATACAAGAAATTGAACAAGAAATTAGTTTGCTGTCTGATGGCGAAGAGATTGATATTTTAATAAAATATGATAAAGCAATAAGATATTTCCCTAAATGGTTTTCTGATAAGAATGATGAGTATGCAGAAATGGTAATACAACAGTTATGA
- a CDS encoding CopG family transcriptional regulator — protein sequence MKPTVIYLPQETEQVLERLSVQGGKTPSEIIQEAIQLYVVNKKKTLPKCVGMGKSGISDLSERVDELLWKE from the coding sequence ATGAAACCCACAGTTATATATCTTCCTCAAGAAACCGAACAAGTCCTTGAGCGACTTTCTGTTCAAGGAGGCAAAACACCTTCGGAAATTATTCAAGAAGCAATCCAACTTTATGTTGTGAACAAGAAAAAGACATTGCCTAAATGCGTTGGCATGGGTAAAAGTGGCATCTCCGATCTCTCTGAAAGAGTTGATGAACTGCTTTGGAAAGAATGA
- a CDS encoding type II toxin-antitoxin system VapC family toxin codes for MIRVIADTGAIIALLDEDDKHHAAVVEVAQSFDLLIPVTVLPEVDYLVTKYLGEAVVRSFLEAMTEGAFIYLPIEIEEIRRTTEIMARYSDIPIGFVDASLVALAESHNIHKILTLDRRHFNIIRPEGIDYLELLP; via the coding sequence ATGATTAGAGTTATTGCTGATACTGGCGCAATCATTGCCCTACTTGACGAAGACGACAAACACCATGCCGCAGTTGTTGAAGTCGCTCAATCCTTTGATCTGCTGATTCCTGTTACAGTTCTACCCGAAGTAGACTACTTAGTTACAAAATATCTTGGTGAAGCAGTTGTCAGATCTTTTCTAGAGGCAATGACAGAGGGCGCATTTATCTATTTACCGATAGAGATTGAAGAAATTCGGCGCACTACAGAAATTATGGCTCGATATTCTGATATTCCGATTGGCTTTGTTGATGCTAGTTTGGTAGCCCTTGCCGAAAGTCATAATATTCATAAGATTTTGACCTTAGATCGCCGCCACTTTAATATTATTAGACCTGAAGGAATCGACTACTTAGAGCTATTGCCGTAA
- a CDS encoding metallophosphoesterase family protein yields MAIKRRQLLILGGLALGAGIGGAAVSGILSRNSQAIAPADPKATTANNPKPTKSTVARSPNPAPKGLYAPARGDVRIVVISDLNSAYGSTDYIAQVKQAIAFVPAWEPDLVLCGGDMVAGQDNSLKPSEIEAMWQGFDKHIAAPIRKAKLPFGFTIGNHDASGSSFGGKSTFENDRNAVIKYWQDPKHDANLNFVDRAGFPFYYTFAQNDIFFLTWDASTSEIPSDQLKWAEKSLASEAAQKAKLRIAIGHLPLYAVAKGRETAGNYLDDADRLRALFEKYNVHTYISGHDHAYYPAHKGKLELLNAGVLGDGPRRLLSGDIPPNRTVSVIDIKLETAETIYTTYDMDTLKVIDQSTLPRYIDAPNGRITRRDIKI; encoded by the coding sequence ATGGCAATCAAACGGCGGCAGTTATTGATATTAGGTGGATTGGCTCTTGGTGCTGGGATTGGTGGCGCGGCAGTTTCGGGAATCTTGAGTCGTAACAGTCAAGCGATCGCCCCCGCAGATCCTAAAGCAACTACAGCCAATAATCCTAAACCCACCAAATCAACTGTTGCGCGATCGCCAAATCCTGCACCTAAAGGACTATATGCCCCTGCGCGAGGTGATGTACGGATAGTCGTGATTAGTGATCTTAATAGTGCCTATGGCTCAACTGACTATATTGCTCAGGTCAAACAGGCGATCGCCTTTGTGCCAGCTTGGGAACCAGACTTAGTATTATGTGGCGGCGATATGGTGGCAGGACAAGACAATAGTCTCAAACCATCGGAAATAGAAGCTATGTGGCAAGGCTTTGATAAGCATATTGCTGCACCAATCCGTAAAGCGAAACTTCCCTTTGGATTTACGATTGGGAATCACGATGCATCAGGTTCATCCTTTGGAGGGAAGTCAACCTTTGAGAACGATCGCAATGCTGTGATTAAATATTGGCAAGATCCCAAGCATGATGCGAATTTGAACTTTGTCGATCGCGCAGGATTTCCCTTCTACTATACATTTGCCCAAAATGATATTTTCTTTTTAACTTGGGATGCTTCCACATCAGAGATTCCATCGGATCAGTTGAAATGGGCAGAAAAAAGTCTCGCGAGCGAAGCTGCTCAAAAAGCGAAGTTACGCATTGCGATCGGGCATTTGCCCCTCTATGCGGTTGCCAAGGGACGCGAGACGGCAGGTAATTATCTAGATGATGCCGATCGCTTAAGAGCTTTGTTTGAGAAATACAACGTTCACACCTACATTAGTGGACATGATCACGCCTATTATCCCGCCCATAAAGGGAAATTGGAACTTCTGAATGCAGGTGTTTTAGGCGATGGACCACGCCGCCTTTTGAGTGGTGATATTCCCCCAAATCGGACTGTTTCCGTCATCGATATTAAGCTAGAAACTGCGGAAACAATTTATACAACCTACGACATGGATACGCTCAAGGTTATCGATCAGAGTACTTTACCTCGCTACATTGATGCGCCTAACGGTCGCATTACCCGCCGTGATATCAAGATCTAA
- a CDS encoding SIMPL domain-containing protein codes for MRPLTTFVLSLAFCVPSIAIIAPSAKAQESSASIQAIKNERVITVTGRGERSVKTTKARIQLGVTAEGKTAIAVQGEIGRQANSIVSRLQQLGVEKLQTTSIQLNPKYVYENNRQRQDGFTGQTSVSFVVDIDKAGSTLDAAVNSGANQIEQITFIATDAELNAAKQLALQDAVKDAQTQSNTVLGALGFTAKTIKTINVGESAIAYPVPQPRLQAFAKDANSVPILGGEQKVDASVTLQITY; via the coding sequence ATGCGTCCCTTAACTACATTTGTTCTTAGTCTTGCCTTTTGCGTTCCCTCGATCGCAATCATTGCCCCTTCCGCAAAAGCCCAAGAAAGTTCGGCAAGCATTCAAGCCATTAAAAATGAGCGCGTTATCACCGTCACAGGTCGAGGGGAAAGATCCGTCAAAACTACCAAAGCGAGAATTCAACTAGGAGTTACTGCCGAGGGTAAAACCGCGATCGCTGTTCAAGGAGAAATTGGTCGGCAAGCCAATAGCATTGTTTCGCGACTACAACAACTAGGCGTAGAAAAGCTCCAAACTACGAGCATTCAACTTAATCCCAAATATGTCTATGAAAACAATCGTCAACGTCAAGATGGATTTACGGGACAAACAAGTGTCAGCTTTGTCGTAGACATAGATAAAGCAGGTTCTACCCTTGATGCAGCAGTTAACTCAGGGGCAAATCAAATTGAGCAAATCACCTTTATCGCTACGGATGCGGAGTTAAATGCTGCCAAACAACTGGCACTTCAGGATGCGGTGAAAGACGCTCAAACTCAGTCCAATACAGTTTTGGGTGCTTTAGGTTTTACAGCTAAAACTATCAAGACAATTAACGTTGGGGAATCAGCGATCGCCTATCCAGTTCCACAACCACGTTTACAAGCATTTGCAAAGGATGCCAACTCCGTACCGATTTTAGGTGGTGAGCAGAAAGTCGATGCTTCTGTCACTTTGCAAATCACCTACTAA
- a CDS encoding carbonic anhydrase has product MRKLLKGLHKFQSSYFPANQEIFEQLAEGQKPRVLFITCSDSRIVPHLITQSGVGELFVIRNAGNLVPPFGAANGGEGAAIEYAIHVLGIEQVIICGHSNCGAMKGLLKLEKLRTEMPLVYEWLQHAESTRRLIQENYADTKGEELLAITMAENVVTQIENLKTYPVIRSKLHQNKMAIYGWIYDIETGEVLAYNPETDEFEVPQTLLANSGSDNKGHFVHTDAPPIPSAYQKTAPQTPTNNPGDLPSWMSREQADRIYRGSAR; this is encoded by the coding sequence ATGAGAAAGCTACTAAAGGGTTTACATAAGTTTCAATCGTCCTATTTCCCTGCCAACCAAGAAATTTTTGAACAACTCGCCGAAGGACAAAAACCGCGAGTATTGTTTATCACTTGCTCCGATTCGCGGATCGTGCCACATCTAATTACCCAGTCAGGTGTCGGCGAGCTATTTGTAATCCGTAATGCAGGAAACTTAGTACCGCCCTTTGGTGCTGCCAATGGTGGCGAAGGCGCAGCGATCGAATATGCCATTCATGTCCTCGGCATTGAGCAGGTCATTATCTGCGGTCACTCTAACTGTGGCGCGATGAAGGGCTTATTGAAGCTGGAAAAACTCAGAACTGAGATGCCTCTAGTCTATGAATGGTTGCAACATGCTGAGTCAACCCGTCGCCTAATTCAGGAAAATTACGCTGATACCAAGGGTGAAGAGTTGCTGGCAATTACAATGGCGGAGAATGTCGTCACCCAGATTGAGAATCTGAAAACTTATCCTGTCATTCGCTCAAAGTTGCATCAAAACAAGATGGCAATTTATGGCTGGATCTATGACATTGAGACAGGGGAAGTTCTTGCCTACAATCCTGAAACCGATGAGTTTGAAGTACCACAAACTCTGCTAGCCAATTCTGGTAGTGACAACAAGGGGCATTTTGTACATACCGATGCGCCCCCAATTCCATCGGCATATCAAAAGACTGCACCTCAAACACCAACCAATAACCCCGGTGATTTACCCTCATGGATGTCTCGCGAACAAGCTGATCGCATCTATCGTGGTTCCGCCAGATAA
- a CDS encoding ArsR/SmtB family transcription factor produces the protein MRQYQHPDRENISLTGVLYALSDPTRLQIVKMLATQEEITCGEFCLEMSKSTQSHHFKVLRDMGIMYTRLEGTQHYNSLRREDLDARFPNLLDAVLNGIN, from the coding sequence ATGCGTCAATATCAACATCCCGATCGCGAAAATATTTCTCTCACTGGAGTGCTCTATGCCCTCAGCGATCCAACGCGCCTCCAAATTGTGAAAATGCTAGCAACACAGGAAGAGATTACCTGCGGCGAATTCTGTTTGGAAATGAGTAAATCTACGCAGTCCCATCACTTTAAAGTGTTGCGCGATATGGGAATTATGTATACGCGCTTAGAAGGAACGCAGCATTACAATTCCCTCCGTCGCGAAGATTTAGATGCGCGTTTTCCCAATTTGTTAGATGCTGTGTTGAATGGCATAAATTAA